In a single window of the Acyrthosiphon pisum isolate AL4f chromosome X, pea_aphid_22Mar2018_4r6ur, whole genome shotgun sequence genome:
- the LOC100568619 gene encoding uncharacterized protein LOC100568619 encodes MPKKKKTKYEEPVPKRPHRNMKAKIVFDPSDTHIPKKRSKYSYTNKKPTEATTIKKTTNDEKKQQDTTKSKSLSVNPLTEVTELLDSMSTEINTISQIHSPKKSQGKRVTPKVTLDKSKNCFICSTILGKTELIDCPICFIKAHKHCLIVSEPMWKFKLDLGPWFCKECRKQNCHKCLKDESQSEILRRCITCEVGLHKSCYESYEIKPLHKLETDMYVCIPCMNLATQINPEEEDVVEPEQFDINDDVKSRTSSIMSISSDKDDTDSETNISDSSSEYSKNDESLIPNISKWTKLEVIKYLLEKLPKEIVHQINKYDLDGQALLLLQRTDIVSNMGMKLGHALAFYKHVRILQSQSTHYRVYWE; translated from the exons ATGCCCAAGAAGAAGAAAACTAAGTATGAAGAACCTGTACCCAAGAGACCTCACAGAAACATG aaagCAAAAATAGTATTTGATCCATCTGATACTCATATACCAAAGAAGAGAAGTAAATATtcttatacaaacaaaaaacccACAGAAGCaactactataaaaaaaacaacaaatgatgaaaaaaaacaacaagaTACAACAAAGTCTAAAAGTCTCTCGGTAAATCCATTAACTGAAGTAACAGAGTTATTGGATAGTATGTCAACTGAAATCAATACTATATCTCAAATACATTCACCAAAAAAGTCTCAAGGAAAACGTGTTACTCCTAAAGTAACTCTggataaatcaaaaaattgttttatttgttcaaCAATTTTAGGAAAGACAGAATTAATTGATTGTCCAATTTGTTTTATCaaag ctcaTAAACACTGTTTAATAGTCAGTGAGCCTATGTGGAAATTTAAACTAGATTTGGGTCCTTGGTTCTGTAAGGAATGCAGAAAACAAAATTGTCACAAATGTCTTAAAGATGAATCCCAGTCG GAAATACTGCGTCGCTGCATAACTTGTGAAGTTGGTTTACATAAAAGTTGTTATGAGTCATATGAAATTAAACCATTacataaattggaaactgatatgtatgtatgtattccTTGCATGAATTTGGCTACTCAAATAAACCCAGAAGAAGAAGACGTAGTAGAACCAgaacaatttgatattaatg atgATGTCAAGTCACGCACTTCAAGTATTATGTCTATATCATCTGACAAAGATGACACAGATTCAGAAACTAATATATCTGATAGTTCATCAGAATATAGTAAAAATGATGAATCTCTAATCCCAAATATATCAAAATGGACTAAACTCGaagtgattaaatatttattagagaAATTACCCAAAGAAATTgttcatcaaataaataaatat gattTAGATGGCCAAGCTCTACTTTTACTTCAACGGACCGATATTGTATCAAACATGGGTATGAAACTTGGGCATGCCTTGGCATTTTACAAACACGTACGAATTTTACAATCGCAAAGTACACACTATCGCGTATATtgggaataa